The genome window GTTCGGCTGGTTGATGACCTCCTGCGGGATGGAGGACGGTATGCGTTGGCAGGAGGACTCGCCTCGCCTGACGTGACCGTGGCGGACCCAGCGGTCGGCACCGGAACCTTCCTGCTGGGAATCCTGCACCGGATTGCAGAGACGACCGAAGCCGACCAGGGGCCGGGGGCGGTAGGCGCGGTGGTACGCGCGGCACTTGACCGGGTCATCGGTTTCGAGTTGCAGTTCGGCCCCTTTGCCGTGGCACAACTTCGACTGCTGGCGGAGGTGGTGGACCTGACTAAGGCAGACGCCGAGACCTTGCCGTCGTTGCGCCTGTACGTGGCGGACACCCTCGACAATCCCGACGAGGATCACGAGTGGATTCCGAAGATGTTCGCCCCGCTGGCAGAATCCCGGAAAAAGGCGAACCAGATCAAAAGATCGGAGCCGATCACCGTGGTAATCGGCAATCCCCCGTACAAGGAGAAGGCCAAGGGGCGCGGCGGCTGGGTCGAACAGGGAACGAAGACCGTCGATGCCCCCTTCAAGGCGTGGATGCCGCCAAAGGAATGGGGAGTAGGCGCGCACGCGAAGCACCTCTACAACCTCTATGTCTATTTCTGGCGTTGGGCGGCATGGAAGGTCTTCGGCGGCGCGCCCGTTCTGCCAGGTGCGCCGGGGGGGGGGGGAACACAAGGGGATCGTCTGCTTCATCACCGTTGCTGGTTTTCTCAACGGCCCCGGTTTCGAGAAGATGCGCGCCGACCTGCGCCGCGACACCGATGAAATCTGGGTAATCAACTGCTCGCCAGAGGGACACCAGCCGCCCGTCGCCTCGCGGATCTTCCAGGGAGTTCAGCAGCCGGTCTGCATCGTCCTCGCCTCCCGCGGCGCAACGTGCACGGAGGATGCCCCAGCGCACGTCAGGTTCCGCGACCTGCCGGTCGGGCGCCGGGAAGACAAGTTCGCCGCCCTGGCGGCGCTCTCCCTGGACGACGCTGAGTGGGTGGATTGCCCCGCCGGGTGGCGCGCGCCGTTCCTCCCTGCGGCAGCGGACATGTGGGAGAGCTACCCCTCGTTGGACGATCTCTTCGTCTACAACGGCTCCGGGGTGATGCCGGGGCGCACCTGGGTGATCGCGCCGGATGCGGAATCCCTGCGGGCGCGGTGGGACCGCCTGATCAAGGAAAAGGATGCAGGCCGCAAGGAGTTGCTGTTCCATCCTCACCTGAGGAACGGAAAACCCGGAGACAAGCATAGCAATAAGCTTGTCCCTGAGGGGCTGCATGGGCACCCGCACCGTACGGTGCGGGTGGCCGAAGATCAGGAGACAGTCGTTCCACCCGTTCGTTATGGCTTCCGGTCCTTCGATCGTCAGTGGATCATTCCGGACAGCCGCCTGTTAAATCAGCCCAATCCAACCTTGTGGGAAGTTCTCTCTAAGAGCCAAGTTTATTTGACGGCTTTGGCTCGCTGCGCCCCATCATCTGGAGCAGCGCTTTCATTTTCCGGATGTATTCCTGATCTAGATCACTATAAGGGTTCTTTTGGTGGAAGAGTCTACCCTCTCTGGGGCGACAACAAAGCGGAACAATCCAATGTTCGACCGGGGCTCCTGACCGCATTGACGAAGCGGTACGGGATGCCGGTGAGCGGCGAAGATGTCATGGCCTACATCGCGGCGGTGGCGGCACACCCGGGGTACGTCGCGCAGTTCTCCGGCGATTTGATCCAGCCCGGCCTACGCATCCCGATCACGGCGGATACGACGCTGTTCGCAGAGGCGGTAAATATCGGGCGCGAAGTAATCTGGCTGCACACCTTCGGTGAGCGCTATGCCGATCCAGCGGCAAGTCGTCCCGCAGGCCCGCCGCGCCTGCCAAAGGGGGACGGGCCGCTTATCCCCGCTGGAGGCGAAATTCCTTCCGATCCCGAAAAATTTCCCGATTCCATCAGCTATGACGCCCGGCAAAAGCGCCTTCACGTTGGAACGGGATATATTGATAACGTGCCCCCGGCGGTCTGGGCTTACGAGGTCTCCGGCAAACCGGTGCTGGAACACTGGTTCAGCTACCGCCGCCTGGACCGCAGCCGCCCGATTATCGGAAACCGCCGTCCGCCGTCGCCGCTGGGGGATATCCAGCCCAAGGCGTGGCTCGCGGAATACACCACGGAATTATTGAACGTCATCCACGTGCTGGGGCGGCTCATCGCCCTGGAATCGGTGCAGGCCGACCTGCTGGAGCGGATATGTTCCTCCCCGCCCCTGACAAAAAGCAGCCTGGACGACGAAAAGGCCTTTGAATTACCTTCGAAGGGCAAGAAGCCGAAAAACAAGGCGCAACTGACGCTGCTCTGACGTCAACAAGCCCGAACGAGTCCCGGGAATCCTATGCTTGAAGCAGAACCTGCTCGACCATCCCCAGGAATCGTTTCTCGCCGGTTTGGTCACGACTGTACGCCGGAGTGCGCGGCAATCCGGAAGCTGATTGTGGGTTGGTTTGGGGGTTGGAAGACCACATGCTTCCGAAAATAACCTATATTCAATAGGCTATTAGAAGGTCTTGGCGGAGAGGGTGGGAGAAGAACACCAACTTCCGCAAACCACGCCGATTCAAGACGTTAAGCGGGAAGAAACCAGCCCGCACACCGAATTCTGTACCAGTTTGCTGCCCCAAGCAAAAGGGAAAGCGACGAGGTGTGGCGCTTGCCACAAGCCGGTTTTTGGTGCAACCAATTGCACTGAGTGCAACTGGTTGGCCTGAAGCTTAAGGAGGAGACCATGGCCGTTACCTTCACCCGATCACACAGGGAGCCCACTCATGTCCCGCCAAAGTCGCTCAAACTGAAGCGCGCCATTCCCCACGCACGGCAGTGCACGGTCAAGGTCACGCCAGACACGAAGCTGAAATTGAAGATGCTCGCCGCGAAGCGAAACACAACAATGATGAGCCTACTCTCCGAAGCCTTAACCTCATTGATCGCGGAAAAGCCTGCATCGATTCCGGGCTTCCCGAAGCCAGAGCCTTTTGAAAAGATTGGCTTCAAGATCGACCCAGCCCTTTTTCAATCCCTGCAAGAGCTCGCCGCCAAAACACAATCCAACGTGCAATCACTGGTCAGCAAAGCCATTCTTAGCATCACCAAAAGTAACCCCTAAGAAGGTCTGCGCCCAGTGAACGGCCGCCCTCGATTGAAACATCAAAAACGGCTCCAGAATTGCTCTCAGACGCGAACAGCATTTGGAACATCATAGTTATTCCCGGAAAAACCGGAACGCAGCCTATGATCAAGCAACGCAGTCATAATGTCTCGGCAAGTGTCCGGCGTCGGAATAATTCTACCAATGTCATCAAATTCTATATTTAGGCCAAATTCAGCATAATGATCACGGAGATTCCGCATAAATTCTTCATTCTTATAGAATCCCTTCTGTCTAATTGCAGACGCCCTCCTCAGATGTATTTTATTCACCCCAACAAACTCTACAAATGTTCTCAGCGATTCCGGAGACTGAAAAATTTCCTGAAATTCTCCCTCCTCCTGCAACCCGCCAAAATCACCCTCAAGGGCTAGCTTGTAATTTAGCACAGACTCAAAATTTCTCTTATTTAGAATGAATACGGAATCGTCCATAAGCACAAAATCAAACGATCTATATATCTTAAAACCATCATCTTGGCATATATCAAGCTCGTTATTTTTAAATATGACAGGAACAATATTCCTAGCCGATCTCGTTCTCCATGACGTATCCGTTTTCCTCACAGCGAGGATAACTTTTTCTCTGGAGACCAATCTCATCACATAAAATTTTGCGTTCCTTAATGTTGTTACGTTTCTAATCTTCCGCCTTGGCAGGGCTTGAGCAATCGCCTCGTCAATCACATCAACGAACGTCTCATCTGCCGGGACAACAAGAGCGCTTCCCTCATTGTTTTCGGCCAACAGGCCGTATCCAATGACCTCCACAACATCCTGCAACTGCGCAGATAATATCGCCTTCATCTCATTATCGAGACCATCCGTAGTCTCGATCCAGTGCCCATTAACTTCCGGCATCGTCCCCTTAAACGTCCAGAGAGTTAATTCTGCGTTCGCGACATCGAAAGCCTTAAGATCTGCTAGACTCACCATCCCCGCCCTCATTCATGTTCTTCTTTGCTATGACGACATCTTCTACGTCGTTGTAACGGACCACATCTCCGCGACCTATTTCGTGGTCCGCGAGCATGTGTCCGCGCAACTCGTTAGCACATCCACTGTAAACATAAGTAACGTCGTACAACCTCCATCCCAACACTATCAGAGCCGGATTAAGTATTATTTGCCCAGACTTATGTGTTATCCAAAATAACCAAACCAGGAACACGACCATTCCAATTAATTTATCCTTCTGATCATAACTGACACCCATAAACGCAACAACGTAAGGCAGCGTATAACTCATAAGCTCGGATGGAACATGCTTTGAATCCATTATTTTACATGTCCTCTTTGTTCTCGTCATCTTGAGGACAAACCATGAGAAAACTAGGCAAAAAACACAAATCAATAATATTGATATAGATATTCCCGGATGATTAAGTGGTAAAACACATCCATCGCCTTCTGAGAGGGCCACACCCTTGAATAACTTTCGAGCGCAAACAAAATTAACGTCTTGCGCTAACAGTATTAGCGCCAGAGGGAAATACGATCCTCCAAATATCAGTATTGAAGTCCACAATCTTAATTGCATTGCCAAAACCTCATTTGGATCAGCTTTTACAACCGTGCTAGGAATACGGGCTCCCACAGCATTCGTTTCAGCTAACAAGCATCGCCCCATGCCGCTCATACGCTGGGGCAGCCGACCCACCTTCGAACGAACCGTATCACAAACACACGTCATCCGGCAGAGGCTACTATATTGACCTCGTCTGTCAGATGGGAGATGATTGGACTTGAATGATACCAAGGAGGGTTGACTTCAGCATATGCTGAGCAACCCTCTTTCGGTTTTTTCGGATGTGCTGAAGTCTCCGAACATATTGGAGATTTTGAAATGTCCGAAGCGCATATGCCTTCGCCTGTGCCGACCTACGAAGATATCCTCACCAACGCACAGCACCTCGCCCCCACCAGCGCTCCCACCGCCATCAACGGCATTCTTGAAGTTGCTGCCAGCTTGGACCTGACCGCTGTCCAGCGGGACCATTTGCTCAAGCTGATCTCCGCGAAGACCGGGACCACGAAATCCGCCCTCAAGGCCGACCTGAAGCAGCTTACTCAACAGCAGCAGACCAAGGCGAGTGACCTCGGCCTCATGATCGCGCAGAAGGTCCTCGGAACGTCCTACGGCAAGACCGGCTTGAAGCGGTGTACGGACGGCTCGCTCTGGGTGTTCGATAAGACGCACTGGCGGGAAACCACCGAGGGGCAAATCCGTAGCGTCATTCAGATTGAAGCAACAGCGCACCTGCCGTTCGCCGGGGGAAAATCGCTCGTCAGCCTCGTGAACAGCGCCCACACGTGCCTTATCGATCTGCTCGGCACCGACATGGATGTAATGGGAATGGCCGATGCTCCCCTGCCGCTGATCAACTGCGCCAATGGGGAAGTCTGGATCAGGCCCGATGGCTCCCCCGAACTGAAGCCGCACAACCCTGCCAGCCGGATGACTTACTGCCTCCCGATTTCCTACGATCCGGAAGCGGTCTGCCCGCTCTTCGATCAGGCGCTCCTCGACATCTTCGCCGAGGCCTCGGACCCGGCGGACGTTGCGCGGCACTGGAATGAATTCACCGGCTATGCGATCCAACCTGATCGCAGCATCCCCTCTTTCTGGATGCTGATTGGCCACGGCTCGAACGGCAAATCCATGCTGTTGAAGACCCTTGAACGGCTTGTTGGCCCCGACGCGGCTCTCAACGATCAGATCGGCACGTTCTCCAAGGACCACTTCAATGCTGCCGCGCTGGCCGGAAAACTGATCCTCATCGACGACGACATGGCCGAAGGCACCACGCTTCCCGACGGCCTCTTGAAGAAGATTTCGGAGGCGAAGACGATGAGCGCCCGCCACGCCTATGGCCGCCGGAAGTTCAACTTCGTCAATCGCGCGCTGCCGATCATGGCCGGGAACAGTTACCCCCGCACCCATGATGTTTCGCTCGGCATGTTCCGGCGTGCGCAGATTTTTCCCTTCGATCACGTGTTCACGAAGAAGGAAATCAACTCGGCGCTGTTCCCGGAGATCTGGGCGGAAGAAATGCCAGGCGTGCTCAACCGGGCGCTGGAAGGCTTGAAACGTCTTGTTCTGCGTAAGGGCTTCGAGATGCCCGAGGCGTGTCGTGCCGCTCTGGAGGAGTTCAAGACTCACGCGGTCCCGTTGATGGCTTTCATCGAAGATCGCTGCATCCACGACCCCGACGCCCGCCTGTTGCTGAGCCAATTCCGGGAGGCCCTCAAAGCGTGGGCACACCAGCAAGGCGTTAAGCAGCCTGTCGCCGATAAAACCCTGAAGCGGAAGCTCGAAGGACTCGGTTACAAGGTCAGTAAGGTCCACGGCTACCCGACGATCTTCGGCCTCGACCTTACGATCCCGATCTGAATGAAGATGCCGAGAATGACTACCTACGGCTCCCTTCGCAGATGGCCGCAGATCATCAAAACGAAGCCGGGAGGGGATGGTTCCTTCCATCCTCTCCCGCCTCTGTGCGGGCTTGTGGCGCCCCTGGCAACGGTGTTTCTTTAGGAATTAGAGTTTGTCCGACGGCCTACCCTCGATGGCTTCCGTCTTCTGTGCCACGTAAGCTGCGAGAGCGCTTTCCTGGTAGACGATCCTCATCAGGTTGATTTTCGCCGCGCGCTGCTCCAGCAGGATCGAGCTTTCCTTATTGGCCCACACGGCGACCACCTTATCGAAAGTCGCGCCTGCGCCGTTTTGAACCTTTTCGGTTTTCAGGCTCCCGGGCTTCCCGAACTTCTCGTTGTAGGCCGACCAGAACTGATCCCAGTAGTCCATGTTGGAGTCGATCACGATCCGGAACAGGCGCAGCTCCGCCGATGCAGGATCGGGCACGAACTCGAACCGCTGGAACACCTTGACCCCCGCGACATCCATGTTGAAGCCGGTTAGGCGGGCGGTTCCGGTACCGTAGTCGTTGCGGAAATGGTTGCAGCGGACGACACCGATCTTGGACTCCGTACTGCTCACCCTCAGCTCAGCTCCTCCCGTCGCCTGGGCGGCGTCGGGATTTCCGGTGCACATGATGCGCAGCCAGGAATGGCCGTCCGGATGCCGCATTACCAGGAATTCATCCATCGTCATGCCGAGCTTGAACCCGCGCAGATCGTAGGGCTGGGCGTTGGCGGTGGGAACGAATGCCGCGACCAAAAGCGCGGCGATGATCCAGGCTTTCATGTTCTTTTCCCCTTGGACGTTCACAGAAGATCGGGCTGGCGTGCGCCGCCCCCGGCGGACCGGCGGGACGCGGTGAAAAGGCGGGCGCGGATGGCGTTGAGGTGGTCGAGGTTGTCACGGACGGCGGTCAGAAGCGGTCCCATGCCTTTGTGCGTGACCCCGGCCACCAGCAGGTCGTTGCGAATGCCGAGCGCGGTCAGCGCGTTCACCTGTTGCCACTTCAGACGGCAGTTGATCGGCGCGGCGTCGGCGTAGAAAGCGGCGGTGCCCGCTGCATCCCGGTGGCGGTGCTCCGGCACGCATTCCTCCAGGCAGGCGCTCACAGCAGGGTTTTCGCGGGCGAACGTCTGGATCGCGCGGAGGCCGATGCGAGTGTGCTTGTCGAAGGCATAGAGGGGGATGCCTTCGACCTGTGGAGACGGCGGAACCTCCCGGGCCTCGACCTCGGGCACTTCGTCCTTGAAGGCCTCCCGCCAGATCAACGGCACCATCAGGCAGATCGGCTCGCGGGTTCGCACGGCAGCGAAGCCCGAGGCATCCGCCAAGGCGGCGGGGACGTTCAGTCGCCGGAGTAGCGCCAGGAGTGCAGGCAAATCGCCCGCGCCGACGCGGCGTTCCCGTCCCCACTCGATGCCCGACGCATACCAGACTGCAATCGAACGTTCGACCAGTCCCAGGCTTTCGTCGGCGGCGAACGCCAAACGCTCCGGCACCGAGCGACAGCCGACAATCTCCCGCATCCCCTCCAAGGCCGGATGATCCTTGGCCGCGCAGATTACGTAATCGGCACAGCGATCCTTGGGGCCATCGGCCAGCATCCGCGCCACCGTCGCGGCCACCTTGGCGTCTCCACCCAACCCTTCCCGCAGCTTCGGCGACTCGCAGGCCACCACGGCCTTGACCACGGCATCGGCGTTCGCCGCTCCCACGTCCTCGAAGGCGATCACCATCAGACGACGCCACAGGGAGGACGGGCGCTGTTGCAGCAGCGTCAGGGCTGCCCGCTCCGCCGTTTCCGTCTCGCCGCGCCGGATCGCCTTTTGCAAGAGACTGATCATCACCCACGGGTCCGCTGACAGGGGACGGTGCTGCGGTAAGGGGTTGGCGGTCACGTCACCGGCCAGTGCGGCGTAGGCGTCCTCGAAAGTCTCGATCATCTCGTCCTCGTGAGGTTATTGTTTGTGTCGAGGACGTTAACTTTCCGGCGAGCGTGGCCAAGAGAATTGCGGAATGGGGCTATTTGGCCCACAGCATGGCGCTGCGGGCGACGCAGCCCTTGGG of uncultured Alphaproteobacteria bacterium contains these proteins:
- a CDS encoding conserved hypothetical protein (Evidence 4 : Homologs of previously reported genes of unknown function), producing the protein MIETFEDAYAALAGDVTANPLPQHRPLSADPWVMISLLQKAIRRGETETAERAALTLLQQRPSSLWRRLMVIAFEDVGAANADAVVKAVVACESPKLREGLGGDAKVAATVARMLADGPKDRCADYVICAAKDHPALEGMREIVGCRSVPERLAFAADESLGLVERSIAVWYASGIEWGRERRVGAGDLPALLALLRRLNVPAALADASGFAAVRTREPICLMVPLIWREAFKDEVPEVEAREVPPSPQVEGIPLYAFDKHTRIGLRAIQTFARENPAVSACLEECVPEHRHRDAAGTAAFYADAAPINCRLKWQQVNALTALGIRNDLLVAGVTHKGMGPLLTAVRDNLDHLNAIRARLFTASRRSAGGGARQPDLL
- a CDS encoding Gp9a (fragment); translation: MSEAHMPSPVPTYEDILTNAQHLAPTSAPTAINGILEVAASLDLTAVQRDHLLKLISAKTGTTKSALKADLKQLTQQQQTKASDLGLMIAQKVLGTSYGKTGLKRCTDGSLWVFDKTHWRETTEGQIRSVIQIEATAHLPFAGGKSLVSLVNSAHTCLIDLLGTDMDVMGMADAPLPLINCANGEVWIRPDGSPELKPHNPASRMTYCLPISYDPEAVCPLFDQALLDIFAEASDPADVARHWNEFTGYAIQPDRSIPSFWMLIGHGSNGKSMLLKTLERLVGPDAALNDQIGTFSKDHFNAAALAGKLILIDDDMAEGTTLPDGLLKKISEAKTMSARHAYGRRKFNFVNRALPIMAGNSYPRTHDVSLGMFRRAQIFPFDHVFTKKEINSALFPEIWAEEMPGVLNRALEGLKRLVLRKGFEMPEACRAALEEFKTHAVPLMAFIEDRCIHDPDARLLLSQFREALKAWAHQQGVKQPVADKTLKRKLEGLGYKVSKVHGYPTIFGLDLTIPI
- a CDS encoding membrane hypothetical protein (Evidence 5 : No homology to any previously reported sequences), which produces MTCVCDTVRSKVGRLPQRMSGMGRCLLAETNAVGARIPSTVVKADPNEVLAMQLRLWTSILIFGGSYFPLALILLAQDVNFVCARKLFKGVALSEGDGCVLPLNHPGISISILLICVFCLVFSWFVLKMTRTKRTCKIMDSKHVPSELMSYTLPYVVAFMGVSYDQKDKLIGMVVFLVWLFWITHKSGQIILNPALIVLGWRLYDVTYVYSGCANELRGHMLADHEIGRGDVVRYNDVEDVVIAKKNMNEGGDGESSRS
- a CDS encoding hypothetical protein (Evidence 5 : No homology to any previously reported sequences), which codes for MAVTFTRSHREPTHVPPKSLKLKRAIPHARQCTVKVTPDTKLKLKMLAAKRNTTMMSLLSEALTSLIAEKPASIPGFPKPEPFEKIGFKIDPALFQSLQELAAKTQSNVQSLVSKAILSITKSNP
- a CDS encoding putative DNA methyltransferase (fragment) (Evidence 3 : Function proposed based on presence of conserved amino acid motif, structural feature or limited homology) yields the protein MRADLRRDTDEIWVINCSPEGHQPPVASRIFQGVQQPVCIVLASRGATCTEDAPAHVRFRDLPVGRREDKFAALAALSLDDAEWVDCPAGWRAPFLPAAADMWESYPSLDDLFVYNGSGVMPGRTWVIAPDAESLRARWDRLIKEKDAGRKELLFHPHLRNGKPGDKHSNKLVPEGLHGHPHRTVRVAEDQETVVPPVRYGFRSFDRQWIIPDSRLLNQPNPTLWEVLSKSQVYLTALARCAPSSGAALSFSGCIPDLDHYKGSFGGRVYPLWGDNKAEQSNVRPGLLTALTKRYGMPVSGEDVMAYIAAVAAHPGYVAQFSGDLIQPGLRIPITADTTLFAEAVNIGREVIWLHTFGERYADPAASRPAGPPRLPKGDGPLIPAGGEIPSDPEKFPDSISYDARQKRLHVGTGYIDNVPPAVWAYEVSGKPVLEHWFSYRRLDRSRPIIGNRRPPSPLGDIQPKAWLAEYTTELLNVIHVLGRLIALESVQADLLERICSSPPLTKSSLDDEKAFELPSKGKKPKNKAQLTLL
- a CDS encoding hypothetical protein (Evidence 5 : No homology to any previously reported sequences), with amino-acid sequence MITEIPHKFFILIESLLSNCRRPPQMYFIHPNKLYKCSQRFRRLKNFLKFSLLLQPAKITLKG
- a CDS encoding exported hypothetical protein (Evidence 5 : No homology to any previously reported sequences), producing MKAWIIAALLVAAFVPTANAQPYDLRGFKLGMTMDEFLVMRHPDGHSWLRIMCTGNPDAAQATGGAELRVSSTESKIGVVRCNHFRNDYGTGTARLTGFNMDVAGVKVFQRFEFVPDPASAELRLFRIVIDSNMDYWDQFWSAYNEKFGKPGSLKTEKVQNGAGATFDKVVAVWANKESSILLEQRAAKINLMRIVYQESALAAYVAQKTEAIEGRPSDKL